A single Lolium perenne isolate Kyuss_39 chromosome 6, Kyuss_2.0, whole genome shotgun sequence DNA region contains:
- the LOC127307884 gene encoding cold-responsive protein kinase 1 isoform X2 has product MDCCSIFRNKWATRQQISEHNEDIPSGTNTTRYTYKEIVRATENFNPSNKIGEGGFGSVYKGRLKNGKLIAAKVLSVESRQGLKEFMNELMAISNISHGNLVSLYGYCVEGNKRILVYNYLENNSLAQTLLGSGRSNIQFNWRSRVNICIGIARGLAYLHDTVNPHIVHRDIKASNILLDKDLTPKISDFGLAKLLPPNASHISTRVAGTLGYLAPEYAIRGQVTRKSDVYSFGVLLLEIVSGRSNTSTRLSYEDQMLLEKTWMYYERGDLEKIIDSSLGDDLDVVQACRFLIIGLLCTQDVTRHRPTMSAVVEMLTGEKDVDSGNISKPATISDFMDLKIRSMRRENNLAFAPSSKLISTIMAQNSPLLSQETTRCSITFTAISDRE; this is encoded by the exons ATGGATTGTTGTTCTATCTTTCGCAATAAGTGGGCAACACGCCAACAAATTTCTGAGCATAATGAAG ACATCCCTTCTGGTACTAATACAACAAGATACACTTATAAGGAGATAGTAAGAGCAACAGAAAATTTTAACCCATCCAATAAGATTGGTGAAGGGGGTTTTGGATCTGTGTATAAG GGCCGGCTAAAGAATGGAAAACTTATTGCTGCCAAGGTGTTATCTGTAGAGTCAAGACAAGGACTAAAGGAGTTTATGAACGAACTTATGGCAATTTCCAACATATCTCATGGTAATCTTGTCAGCCTTTATGGCTATTGTGTGGAAGGAAACAAGAGGATCCTTGTCTACAATTATCTCGAAAACAATAGCCTTGCACAAACACTTCTAG GTTCTGGCCGCAGCAACATCCAGTTCAATTGGAGAAGTAGAGTAAATATTTGCATTGGTATCGCCCGGGGATTAGCATACCTCCATGACACTGTCAATCCCCACATTGTTCACCGCGATATCAAAGCAAGCAATATACTTCTTGATAAGGATCTCACTCCCAAAATTTCTGATTTCGGTTTGGCAAAGCTTCTACCTCCAAATGCATCACATATTAGCACGCGGGTTGCAGGAACATT AGGTTACTTGGCTCCCGAGTATGCCATTCGAGGACAAGTAACACGGAAATCAGATGTTTATAGCTTTGGTGTTCTACTTCTAGAAATAGTTAGTGGGAGATCAAACACGAGTACAAGACTATCCTATGAAGACCAGATGCTTCTTGAAAAG ACATGGATGTATTATGAACGAGGAGATTTGGAGAAAATCATAGACAGTTCTTTGGGCGATGACTTGGATGTTGTACAAGCCTGCAGGTTCCTGATAATTGGGCTTTTGTGTACACAAGATGTCACAAGGCATCGACCCACTATGTCAGCCGTCGTCGAGATGCTAACAGGCGAAAAGGATGTTGACTCTGGGAATATAAGCAAGCCAGCTACAATTAGCGACTTCATGGACCTTAAGATCAGGAGCATGAGGAGAGAAAATAACTTAGCCTTCGCTCCATCCTCCAAGCTGATATCCACCATCATGGCACAGAATTCTCCTTTGTTGTCTCAAGAGACAACACGATGCTCCATAACATTCACCGCAATATCTGATCGTGAGTGA
- the LOC127307884 gene encoding cold-responsive protein kinase 1 isoform X1, translating into MDCCSIFRNKWATRQQISEHNEDIPSGTNTTRYTYKEIVRATENFNPSNKIGEGGFGSVYKGRLKNGKLIAAKVLSVESRQGLKEFMNELMAISNISHGNLVSLYGYCVEGNKRILVYNYLENNSLAQTLLGSGRSNIQFNWRSRVNICIGIARGLAYLHDTVNPHIVHRDIKASNILLDKDLTPKISDFGLAKLLPPNASHISTRVAGTLGYLAPEYAIRGQVTRKSDVYSFGVLLLEIVSGRSNTSTRLSYEDQMLLEKFPEVTNGVLLLQTWMYYERGDLEKIIDSSLGDDLDVVQACRFLIIGLLCTQDVTRHRPTMSAVVEMLTGEKDVDSGNISKPATISDFMDLKIRSMRRENNLAFAPSSKLISTIMAQNSPLLSQETTRCSITFTAISDRE; encoded by the exons ATGGATTGTTGTTCTATCTTTCGCAATAAGTGGGCAACACGCCAACAAATTTCTGAGCATAATGAAG ACATCCCTTCTGGTACTAATACAACAAGATACACTTATAAGGAGATAGTAAGAGCAACAGAAAATTTTAACCCATCCAATAAGATTGGTGAAGGGGGTTTTGGATCTGTGTATAAG GGCCGGCTAAAGAATGGAAAACTTATTGCTGCCAAGGTGTTATCTGTAGAGTCAAGACAAGGACTAAAGGAGTTTATGAACGAACTTATGGCAATTTCCAACATATCTCATGGTAATCTTGTCAGCCTTTATGGCTATTGTGTGGAAGGAAACAAGAGGATCCTTGTCTACAATTATCTCGAAAACAATAGCCTTGCACAAACACTTCTAG GTTCTGGCCGCAGCAACATCCAGTTCAATTGGAGAAGTAGAGTAAATATTTGCATTGGTATCGCCCGGGGATTAGCATACCTCCATGACACTGTCAATCCCCACATTGTTCACCGCGATATCAAAGCAAGCAATATACTTCTTGATAAGGATCTCACTCCCAAAATTTCTGATTTCGGTTTGGCAAAGCTTCTACCTCCAAATGCATCACATATTAGCACGCGGGTTGCAGGAACATT AGGTTACTTGGCTCCCGAGTATGCCATTCGAGGACAAGTAACACGGAAATCAGATGTTTATAGCTTTGGTGTTCTACTTCTAGAAATAGTTAGTGGGAGATCAAACACGAGTACAAGACTATCCTATGAAGACCAGATGCTTCTTGAAAAG TTTCCGGAAGTCACCAATGGGGTCCTCCTATTGCAGACATGGATGTATTATGAACGAGGAGATTTGGAGAAAATCATAGACAGTTCTTTGGGCGATGACTTGGATGTTGTACAAGCCTGCAGGTTCCTGATAATTGGGCTTTTGTGTACACAAGATGTCACAAGGCATCGACCCACTATGTCAGCCGTCGTCGAGATGCTAACAGGCGAAAAGGATGTTGACTCTGGGAATATAAGCAAGCCAGCTACAATTAGCGACTTCATGGACCTTAAGATCAGGAGCATGAGGAGAGAAAATAACTTAGCCTTCGCTCCATCCTCCAAGCTGATATCCACCATCATGGCACAGAATTCTCCTTTGTTGTCTCAAGAGACAACACGATGCTCCATAACATTCACCGCAATATCTGATCGTGAGTGA